DNA sequence from the Sphingomonas taxi genome:
GCTGCGCAGTAACGCCGACGTACATGGCGCCGCGATAGCGATCGCTCATGAGATAGACCCAGCCGCCACGACCATCAGCCATGGCCCAACGTGAAAACGGCAAGCGTCACGGGCAATTCGCGATCGCTAAAGCTCTCGCCGGCTATGACAAATCCCCGTCACCCCGGCCTTGAGCCGGGGTCCCGCTTCTGATCCCGCCCGACAACACGCAAAAGCGGGATGCCGGATCAAGCCCGGCATGACGGGCGCGGGGCTCAATCGTCCTCGTCCTCGAATCCCACCAGCGCCAGCGCGCGCGCCTTCATCTGGCGCTGTTCGCACCAATGGACCAGCGCTTCCTCGCGACCGTGCGTCACCCACACCTCCTTGGGCGCGATCTCCGACAAGGTGTCGGTCAGTTCGTCCCAGTCGGCATGGTCGGACAGGATCAGCGGCAGCTCGATGTTCTTCTGCACCGCGCGCTGCCGCACGCGCATCCAGCCGCTCGCCATCGCGGTGATCGGATCGGGCAGCCGCCGCGACCAGCGGTCGTTGAGCGCGCCCGGCGGACACATCACGACATGCCCCGCCATGTCGGCCTTCTTTGCGTCGGCGACCGGCAGCAGCTCGCCGAGGCGCACGCCATGCTCCTGATACAGGTCGCACAGCCGCTGCAGCGCGCCATGGATATAGATCGGCGCGTCGTGCCCCCGCGCGCGCAGCTCGGCGATCACCCTCTGCGCCTTGCCGAGCGCATAGGCGCCGACCAGCACGCAGCGATCGGGATTGGCGTGCAGCCGCGCGATCAATTTGTCGATCTCGTCGCCGGTGTCGGGATGGCGGAACACCGGCAGCGCGAAGGTCGCCTCGGTGACGAAGAC
Encoded proteins:
- a CDS encoding ligase-associated DNA damage response exonuclease, with protein sequence MARLGDWLEPHPHGIYVRPADAWIDPSEPEARALVTHGHADHARGGHGAVWATPETLAIMDARYGEQAGHPVAYGESIRMGEVDVGFVPAGHVLGSAQIVLDYRGERVVVSGDYKRRADPTCTPFEPVKCDVFVTEATFALPVFRHPDTGDEIDKLIARLHANPDRCVLVGAYALGKAQRVIAELRARGHDAPIYIHGALQRLCDLYQEHGVRLGELLPVADAKKADMAGHVVMCPPGALNDRWSRRLPDPITAMASGWMRVRQRAVQKNIELPLILSDHADWDELTDTLSEIAPKEVWVTHGREEALVHWCEQRQMKARALALVGFEDEDD